In a genomic window of Tamandua tetradactyla isolate mTamTet1 chromosome 17, mTamTet1.pri, whole genome shotgun sequence:
- the IL1A gene encoding interleukin-1 alpha, translated as MARVPDLFEDLKSCYREDGGCGPGSGGGALDQRSFYEASYGARPEGHVDKCWPLSAPAAPARPELALEESVVVVTARGKVLKKRRRSLSVEGRVDGLEAPTTELEAGPIQPRAAGSAFRAAVRFSFTRVIKSHFTLTDDLAQSLTRDPRGPYLAARALHDLDDAVKFDMGAYKPTEVNKQPVTLRISTTRLFVSAQDESEPVLLKEMPETPKVITGSEASLLFFWERYGSKHYFRSVTRPELFIASKEQGQVHMARGQPSVTDFQIQGGEA; from the exons ATGGCCCGAGTCCCTGACCTGTTTGAAGACCTGAAGAGCTGCTACCG TGAGGATGGCGGCTGTGGGcccggcagcggcggcggcgccCTGGACCAG AGATCCTTCTATGAAGCGAGCTATGGCGCGCGTCCTGAGGGCCACGTGGATAAATGCTGGCCTCTGAGTGCCCCTGCAGCCCCTGCGAGACCCGAGCTGGCCTTGGAGGAGAGTGTGGTGGTGGTGACAGCCCGAGGAAAGGTCCTGAAGAAGAGGCGAAGGAGCCTGAGTGTGGAGGGCAGGGTCGATGGCCTGGAGGCCCCCACCACAGAGCTGGAGGCAG GACCCATCCAGCCCCGGGCTGCGGGCAGCGCCTTCCGGGCAGCCGTGAGGTTCAGCTTCACGAGGGTCATCAAGAGCCACTTCACACTGACCGATGACCTGGCACAGAGCCTCACCCGCGACCCCCGGGGGCCGTACCTGGCAGCCAGGGCGCTGCACGATCTGGATGACGCAG TGAAATTTGACATGGGCGCCTATAAACCCACAGAGGTGAACAAGCAGCCAGTGACCCTAAGAATCTCAACCACGCGACTGTTTGTGAGTGCCCAGGACGAAAGTGAGCCCGTGCTGCTGAAG GAGATGCCCGAGACCCCCAAGGTCATCACAGGGAGTGAAGCCAGCCTGCTCTTCTTCTGGGAGCGCTACGGCAGCAAGCACTACTTCAGGTCTGTGACCCGGCCGGAGCTGTTCATCGCCAGCAAGGAGCAGGGGCAGGTGCACATGGCAAGGGGGCAGCCCTCCGTCACCGACTTCCAGATACAGGGGGGCGAGGCCTGA